Proteins encoded together in one Maricaulis maris window:
- a CDS encoding cadherin domain-containing protein, with product MPAANKANRPSTTRNLLLSTALATGGAVLLAGGAQAQPGAATPPSGFSPISDLEGVSRVEMGADGSVQLIMADGRTVLIAAEDVSVVDGVVYLADAAIEANALAGAAAAAGGGGGAAVLGLLGGAGLIGAAAGGGGGGGSTPPPAPPPNTNPPVFSSATTASVDENTTGTVYTATATDADGNSISFSIVGGADSALFSINSSTGAVTFNAPPDFENPTDAGADNSYEITIRASDGTNTTDQTVTISVGDVDEAPTFTSAAAVSVDENTTGTVYTATATDPEGGTLTYSLGGADAALFAIDAATGEVSFVAAPDFENPADADGDNAYEITVASSDGTNDISQAVTITVDPVDEGAAVFSSGTTASFDENATGTVYTAVAADVDNSTITYSLGSGGDGALFAIDSATGALTFIAPPDFEAPADGNGDNVYSVVVRANDGNTTTTQTVLVTVNDVNESPTITSAAAVAVDENTAGTVYTATATDPEGDTLSFSLSGADAALFVIDAATGAVSFLAAPDYENPADADGDNVYEITVSASDGTNSTVQAVAITVDAVDEGPAVFSSGTTASFDENATGTVYTAVAVDPDNNPVTYSLGSGGDSALFVIDSATGALTFVTPPDFEAPADGNGDNVYSVVVRANDGDTTATQTVLVTVNDVDETPAVTSAATASVAENAAGVVYTATATDPESGAIAYSLTGTDAALFSIDATTGAVSFLAPPDFEAPADSNGDNVYDIIINASDGTNTGTQAVAVSVTNLNEFSPVFTSATTDAVDEDTAGSFYTATATDADGDTLTYSISGGADQALFQIDATTGALSFITPPDFENPADADTDNVYELVLQVSDGTVSTGQNLTVTVNNVNAAPVITSAATANFNENGAGVVYTIAATDGDADTISYSISGADAALFSVDSVTGAVSFLVSPDFEAPTDANGDNVYQINVIASDGTVTDTQGVAISVLNQNDVAPVITSGATATTAENVTGTVYTATATDAEGDTITYSLTGTDAALFQIDSATGAVSFLTAPDFENPADSGGDNVYDVTVVASDGALTDTQNVAITVTNVNEADAPVFNSGASQTVSENQSSAYVARATDPQGDTITYSISGTDAALFSIDAASGEVSFLTAPDFEAPSDAGGDNVYDITVVASDGTNSNSQNVAITVGNVSAEGADVPESASTQIAMVSGGDYTGQLEVAGDRDWVAITLEAGQRYQFDAFGSGGAGTELTDTYLRLYDGSGDLLAENDDITLGVNTDSRLGFTATTSGTYYVSVGAYEPSSGANLTGQYTLQVRHTDPLTAWNYQEIGDYLDANGFGGLQWDRAAGDIITVNITALTGPGQILARAALQLWEDITGIQFNEVVAGGNITFDDDEEGAFAGPDTVSGGFITSASVNVGTAWLDTYGTNLDGYSFQTYIHEIGHALGLGHGGPYDGSADYAVDAIYLNDSWQASVMSYFSQNENTFITADFGYVIGPQVADIIAVLDMYGGSTTTRGGDTTYGYNSNAGNTIFDATAFSNPVSFTIFDTGGIDTLDYSGSGANQIFDLREQAYSSLMGRDGNIGIARGTVIENAIGGNGNDVFVGNDANNTLTGGGGADRFYASGGSDVFNGGSGNDTAVFSGASTDYTITTNGSGNTVVTDNRAGTPDGVVELISVESILYDGGTSNPEYFGDPDFSGSEGLDPDNLPALAPSDSHFVSDDWDHPVMSDLGADEKDGGHEPHIYPHLSDDDLALLETLSHDDGNSRGNVGPDALLVGVPRGVYWEALANHEIEPDAAYQAQSDKGHPVFEGLTLPSAAGLAVAQAEAIGATGFDAFPDDHFSELFDAREAQMLTLSDDASDGWA from the coding sequence ATGCCAGCTGCCAACAAGGCCAATCGGCCATCCACTACACGCAATCTGCTACTGTCCACGGCTCTGGCAACCGGCGGCGCCGTGCTGCTGGCCGGTGGGGCTCAGGCCCAGCCGGGCGCGGCAACGCCACCGAGCGGATTCTCACCGATTTCCGATCTTGAAGGTGTGTCACGCGTCGAAATGGGCGCTGATGGCTCGGTCCAGCTCATCATGGCGGATGGTCGGACGGTCCTGATCGCGGCCGAGGATGTCTCGGTCGTCGATGGTGTTGTCTACCTCGCCGATGCGGCCATTGAGGCCAATGCCCTTGCCGGCGCGGCAGCCGCGGCAGGCGGCGGAGGCGGCGCTGCCGTCCTCGGCCTGCTCGGTGGTGCCGGGCTGATCGGTGCCGCGGCCGGCGGCGGTGGTGGCGGCGGATCGACCCCCCCGCCCGCACCGCCCCCGAATACCAACCCACCGGTTTTCAGCTCTGCCACGACGGCCAGTGTCGACGAAAACACGACCGGCACGGTTTACACCGCCACGGCAACGGATGCCGACGGTAACTCGATCTCTTTCTCGATCGTTGGCGGCGCTGATTCAGCGCTCTTCTCGATCAACTCCTCGACCGGTGCGGTGACGTTCAACGCGCCGCCGGATTTCGAAAACCCGACCGATGCGGGTGCCGACAACAGCTATGAGATCACCATTCGGGCTTCTGACGGCACGAATACGACTGACCAGACCGTCACGATCAGCGTTGGCGATGTCGATGAGGCGCCGACCTTTACTTCAGCGGCGGCTGTCTCGGTCGACGAGAACACCACCGGCACGGTTTACACCGCGACCGCGACCGATCCGGAAGGCGGGACGCTGACCTACAGCCTTGGCGGCGCCGATGCGGCCCTGTTCGCGATCGATGCTGCGACCGGAGAGGTCAGCTTTGTCGCCGCGCCGGATTTTGAAAATCCGGCCGACGCCGATGGCGATAATGCCTATGAAATCACCGTGGCGTCGTCCGACGGCACCAATGACATCAGCCAGGCGGTCACCATCACGGTCGATCCGGTTGATGAGGGCGCCGCTGTCTTCTCCTCCGGCACCACGGCCAGCTTTGACGAGAACGCGACGGGCACGGTCTATACCGCGGTTGCCGCAGACGTCGACAACAGCACCATCACCTACTCGCTCGGTTCTGGTGGCGACGGCGCCCTGTTTGCAATCGACAGTGCGACCGGTGCTCTCACCTTCATTGCGCCGCCTGATTTCGAGGCCCCGGCCGATGGCAATGGCGATAATGTCTACAGCGTTGTCGTGCGCGCCAATGATGGCAATACGACCACGACGCAGACCGTTCTTGTGACGGTGAATGATGTTAATGAATCGCCGACGATCACATCGGCCGCCGCTGTTGCGGTCGACGAGAATACGGCTGGAACCGTCTATACCGCGACAGCTACGGATCCCGAAGGGGATACCTTGAGCTTTAGCCTCAGCGGTGCCGATGCAGCGCTCTTTGTTATCGATGCGGCAACCGGAGCGGTCAGCTTCCTTGCTGCCCCGGATTACGAGAATCCGGCCGACGCCGACGGCGATAATGTCTATGAGATCACCGTCTCAGCCTCGGATGGTACCAATTCGACCGTCCAGGCCGTCGCCATCACGGTCGATGCGGTCGACGAGGGTCCGGCAGTGTTCTCGTCGGGCACGACAGCCAGCTTTGACGAGAACGCGACGGGCACGGTTTATACCGCAGTCGCGGTAGACCCGGACAATAACCCCGTCACCTATTCTCTTGGCTCTGGCGGCGATAGCGCCCTGTTCGTCATCGATAGCGCCACCGGTGCGCTCACATTTGTCACGCCGCCTGATTTTGAGGCCCCGGCCGATGGAAATGGCGATAATGTCTACAGCGTTGTCGTGCGCGCCAATGATGGCGACACGACTGCCACACAGACCGTTCTTGTGACGGTGAATGATGTCGACGAAACACCGGCTGTGACCTCGGCCGCCACGGCCTCGGTCGCAGAGAATGCGGCGGGTGTCGTTTACACGGCGACCGCGACAGACCCGGAATCCGGTGCAATTGCCTATTCGCTCACCGGTACGGATGCCGCCCTGTTCTCGATTGATGCCACGACCGGCGCGGTCAGCTTCCTTGCGCCGCCTGACTTCGAGGCTCCGGCCGACAGCAATGGCGACAATGTCTATGACATCATCATCAATGCGTCGGACGGTACCAATACCGGGACGCAGGCCGTGGCGGTTTCAGTCACCAACCTGAACGAGTTCTCGCCGGTCTTTACCTCGGCCACGACCGATGCGGTCGACGAGGACACGGCGGGCAGCTTCTACACCGCGACCGCCACGGATGCTGATGGCGACACGCTGACCTATTCGATCTCCGGCGGGGCCGATCAGGCGCTCTTCCAGATCGATGCCACGACCGGCGCGCTTAGCTTCATCACGCCGCCGGACTTCGAAAATCCGGCGGATGCCGACACCGACAATGTTTATGAGCTGGTGCTGCAGGTATCAGACGGTACGGTCTCGACGGGGCAGAACCTGACCGTGACCGTCAACAACGTGAACGCGGCGCCCGTCATCACGTCCGCCGCCACCGCGAATTTTAACGAGAATGGCGCCGGCGTGGTCTATACGATCGCCGCGACGGACGGCGATGCCGACACGATCAGCTACTCGATCTCCGGAGCGGATGCTGCGCTGTTCAGCGTCGACTCGGTCACCGGGGCGGTAAGCTTCCTAGTCTCGCCCGACTTCGAGGCGCCGACCGACGCGAATGGCGACAATGTGTATCAGATCAACGTCATCGCATCGGATGGCACGGTTACCGATACACAAGGCGTGGCGATCTCGGTCCTCAACCAGAACGACGTTGCTCCGGTCATCACATCCGGCGCAACCGCGACCACGGCAGAGAATGTCACCGGCACGGTCTACACGGCGACCGCGACGGACGCCGAAGGCGATACGATCACATACAGCCTGACCGGTACGGACGCGGCGCTGTTCCAGATCGACAGCGCGACAGGTGCGGTCAGCTTCCTGACAGCGCCCGATTTCGAAAATCCGGCCGATAGTGGCGGCGACAATGTCTATGACGTTACGGTGGTGGCGTCAGACGGCGCGCTGACCGACACGCAGAACGTTGCGATTACCGTGACCAATGTGAACGAGGCCGATGCTCCTGTGTTCAACTCGGGGGCCAGTCAGACGGTCTCGGAAAATCAGAGCTCGGCTTATGTCGCGCGGGCAACGGATCCTCAGGGTGACACCATCACCTATTCGATCTCCGGGACGGACGCCGCCCTGTTTTCCATTGATGCGGCAAGTGGTGAAGTCAGCTTCCTCACGGCGCCGGACTTCGAAGCTCCGAGCGATGCTGGCGGCGATAATGTCTATGACATTACGGTCGTCGCTTCTGATGGCACCAATTCCAACAGCCAGAACGTGGCAATCACCGTTGGCAATGTCAGCGCTGAGGGGGCTGATGTTCCCGAGTCTGCTTCTACGCAGATCGCCATGGTCTCCGGCGGCGATTATACGGGACAGCTGGAGGTCGCTGGTGACCGCGACTGGGTCGCAATCACGCTCGAGGCGGGACAGCGCTACCAGTTCGATGCGTTCGGATCAGGCGGTGCCGGGACCGAGCTGACTGATACCTATCTGCGTCTCTACGACGGGTCAGGGGACCTGCTGGCGGAAAACGATGATATCACGCTGGGCGTCAACACCGACTCCCGCCTCGGTTTCACGGCGACGACGTCCGGCACCTACTACGTGTCGGTCGGCGCTTACGAGCCGAGTAGTGGTGCCAACCTCACGGGTCAGTACACGCTGCAGGTTCGTCATACCGACCCGCTGACGGCGTGGAACTATCAGGAAATCGGCGACTATCTGGACGCCAACGGTTTCGGTGGCCTGCAATGGGATCGCGCGGCAGGCGACATCATCACGGTCAACATCACCGCCCTGACCGGACCCGGTCAGATCCTGGCCCGTGCTGCCCTGCAATTGTGGGAAGACATCACCGGCATCCAGTTCAACGAAGTCGTGGCCGGTGGAAACATTACGTTTGACGATGACGAAGAGGGGGCATTTGCCGGCCCGGATACTGTCTCAGGTGGCTTTATCACCTCCGCCAGTGTCAATGTCGGCACGGCGTGGCTGGATACCTACGGGACTAATCTGGATGGCTATTCCTTCCAGACCTACATCCACGAGATCGGCCATGCCCTCGGCCTTGGTCATGGCGGACCCTATGACGGGTCTGCCGACTATGCCGTGGATGCCATCTACCTCAATGACTCCTGGCAAGCTTCGGTGATGTCGTATTTCTCACAGAATGAGAACACCTTCATCACTGCCGATTTCGGATATGTGATCGGGCCGCAGGTCGCGGATATCATTGCGGTGCTCGATATGTATGGTGGCTCGACCACCACTCGCGGTGGCGATACGACCTACGGCTACAATTCGAATGCCGGCAACACGATCTTCGATGCCACTGCCTTCAGCAATCCGGTCAGCTTCACCATCTTTGATACCGGCGGGATCGATACGCTCGACTATTCCGGTTCCGGCGCCAACCAGATCTTCGATCTGCGCGAGCAGGCCTATTCCAGCCTGATGGGGCGTGACGGCAATATCGGTATTGCCCGCGGCACGGTCATCGAGAATGCCATTGGTGGCAACGGCAATGACGTGTTTGTCGGCAATGATGCGAACAATACGCTCACCGGTGGTGGCGGTGCCGACCGCTTCTACGCCTCCGGCGGATCCGATGTGTTCAATGGCGGTAGCGGCAATGACACGGCTGTCTTCTCGGGCGCGTCGACCGACTACACCATCACTACAAACGGTTCGGGCAATACGGTCGTGACCGACAATCGCGCCGGAACGCCCGATGGTGTCGTTGAGCTGATCAGTGTCGAGAGCATTCTCTATGACGGTGGCACCAGCAACCCGGAGTATTTCGGGGACCCGGACTTCTCCGGCAGCGAGGGGCTGGACCCGGACAACCTGCCGGCGCTGGCGCCGTCGGACTCGCATTTTGTCAGCGACGACTGGGATCATCCGGTGATGTCGGACCTCGGTGCCGATGAAAAGGATGGTGGGCATGAGCCGCATATCTATCCGCATCTGAGCGATGACGATCTCGCCCTGTTGGAAACCCTGTCTCATGATGACGGCAATTCCCGCGGTAATGTCGGCCCGGACGCCCTTCTGGTTGGTGTTCCGCGAGGCGTGTATTGGGAGGCACTCGCCAATCATGAGATTGAGCCGGATGCGGCCTACCAGGCTCAGTCGGACAAGGGGCATCCTGTGTTCGAGGGGCTGACTCTGCCATCGGCCGCGGGCCTTGCTGTTGCGCAGGCGGAAGCGATCGGTGCGACCGGGTTTGATGCTTTCCCGGACGACCATTTCTCGGAGCTGTTCGATGCGCGGGAAGCCCAGATGCTGACCTTGTCGGATGATGCGTCTGACGGGTGGGCCTGA
- a CDS encoding TolC family protein: protein MKVSRVSVRPCSTIAAALCAITALGSAALSQDEEPVGACLSFEAALRIAAERAPEVAGALARQDEAAADYREAESLRLPQLSTFGRSAAGDSGLTGSQIENQVGLRLSQRLYDFGDSHYAMEAASSAIDQRAYELRYQQIEAAGRLADAYLTHLEAAAMIDVIANRRDYFERQRSAVQSLLATGGATRADRAQIEAQLAEAEADALELSFMRDRAQTRIREYTGYAPGALCGADAAAEDLDRALEGIVTVDDAVDHTLSKNPGIAAQAEAVRVLDAQRERARRSRLPVIEAVGIASYVYDDFSETWGARDRLGVDVSVPLYTGEALQARSDRAVARMAQEESGLRSLQRDLREQAEIAFRRSISLRAQLVRREAVARSQYEYFDAISGEFDFGLGTLPDLIDARLAYERAELDVIGARYSLLRQQLELMALTARTPVPREDRGSMTDVP from the coding sequence ATGAAAGTGTCTCGCGTCTCTGTCCGGCCCTGTTCCACGATTGCAGCGGCTCTGTGCGCGATCACTGCGCTCGGATCGGCTGCCCTGTCGCAGGATGAGGAGCCGGTCGGCGCCTGTCTGTCTTTCGAGGCCGCCTTGCGGATTGCTGCCGAGCGCGCGCCAGAAGTCGCGGGCGCTCTGGCGCGGCAGGACGAGGCCGCTGCTGATTACCGGGAGGCCGAGTCCCTGCGCCTGCCGCAGCTGTCTACCTTCGGGCGCTCAGCTGCCGGCGACAGTGGTTTGACGGGCAGTCAGATCGAGAACCAGGTCGGGCTTCGCCTGTCTCAGCGCCTCTATGATTTCGGCGATTCACACTACGCAATGGAAGCGGCCAGCAGCGCCATTGATCAGCGCGCCTATGAACTCCGCTATCAGCAGATCGAGGCCGCCGGTCGTCTCGCAGATGCCTATCTGACACATCTGGAAGCCGCCGCGATGATTGATGTGATCGCCAACCGGCGCGACTATTTCGAGCGCCAACGCTCCGCTGTGCAGTCGCTCCTGGCGACCGGCGGCGCGACGCGGGCTGACCGTGCGCAGATTGAAGCCCAGCTCGCCGAGGCCGAAGCCGATGCCCTGGAGCTCAGCTTCATGCGCGATCGGGCGCAAACCCGTATTCGGGAATATACCGGCTATGCACCCGGTGCCCTGTGCGGCGCCGATGCCGCGGCCGAGGATCTGGACCGGGCGCTTGAAGGTATCGTTACCGTGGATGACGCGGTTGATCACACCCTGTCGAAGAATCCCGGGATCGCGGCCCAGGCCGAAGCGGTGCGGGTGCTCGATGCGCAGCGCGAGCGTGCCCGGCGCAGTCGCCTGCCGGTCATCGAGGCGGTCGGCATTGCCTCCTATGTCTACGATGATTTCAGCGAGACCTGGGGCGCGCGTGATCGCCTTGGTGTCGATGTTTCGGTCCCGCTTTATACCGGCGAAGCCTTGCAGGCCCGCAGTGACCGGGCGGTGGCGCGCATGGCCCAGGAAGAAAGCGGCTTGCGGTCGCTGCAGCGGGATTTGCGCGAGCAGGCCGAGATTGCCTTTCGCCGCTCCATCTCGCTACGCGCCCAGCTGGTGCGCCGGGAAGCGGTCGCGCGTTCCCAGTATGAGTATTTTGATGCCATCTCCGGCGAGTTCGATTTCGGTCTGGGGACCTTGCCGGACCTGATTGACGCTCGGCTGGCCTATGAACGCGCCGAGTTGGATGTCATCGGCGCCCGATACTCGCTCTTGCGCCAGCAGCTCGAACTCATGGCATTGACGGCGCGAACGCCGGTACCTCGCGAAGACCGGGGATCGATGACGGATGTGCCTTGA
- a CDS encoding HlyD family type I secretion periplasmic adaptor subunit: protein MESQASSKAGILGDPFVRRSALVCLIGLGGFLAWAGLAPLAEGVPGAGQVVVENDRQVVQHLEGGIIEELLVRDGDRVEVGEALLTLQETASLAVRDELLQEIATLTGSQQRLAALRDGLDEPDFSPLDELGLSAAQRVAVVTRQGDLFRQQKQSFEADIAVLTARRDGARSSRELQAQQIRVTQRVLAAAEDQRSLLRDRYERQMARLDEVRGMERDVAALEADISRLRTDAQQAATLEQDLDGQIAQTEAAFLRQISADQLEVRSQLEQAGERLSAAQDVLNRSVVVAPVAGEVLNSRFATRGGVVRPGEAILEIVPAAGEMTVSVRIQPANRASVYEGQAVRTRLTAYKSWMTPRLDGEVISVSADLKTDQNTGVSYYEVRIRIPAEEAARLGDLDVIPGMPVEVFIFSGSSRTTLDYLFEPISESLFRGARTG, encoded by the coding sequence ATGGAGTCGCAGGCGTCGTCCAAGGCTGGAATTCTCGGTGACCCCTTCGTGCGACGCTCGGCGCTGGTCTGCCTGATCGGGCTGGGCGGCTTTCTGGCCTGGGCCGGTCTGGCGCCACTGGCCGAAGGGGTTCCGGGAGCCGGGCAGGTCGTGGTCGAGAACGACCGGCAGGTCGTCCAGCATCTCGAGGGCGGTATCATCGAGGAGCTTCTTGTCCGCGATGGCGATCGGGTCGAGGTTGGCGAGGCGCTACTGACGCTGCAGGAGACCGCATCGCTGGCGGTCCGTGATGAGCTGCTCCAGGAAATCGCGACCCTGACCGGCTCGCAGCAACGCCTGGCGGCGCTGCGCGACGGTCTGGACGAGCCGGACTTCTCGCCGCTCGACGAGCTGGGCCTCAGCGCGGCGCAGCGTGTTGCTGTCGTGACCCGACAGGGCGACCTTTTTCGACAGCAAAAACAGTCTTTTGAGGCTGATATAGCGGTTCTGACCGCGCGCCGGGACGGGGCACGGTCGTCGCGTGAGCTCCAGGCGCAGCAGATCCGGGTCACCCAGCGTGTGCTGGCCGCAGCAGAGGATCAGCGTTCGCTGCTGCGGGACCGCTATGAGCGACAGATGGCCCGGCTCGATGAAGTCCGCGGCATGGAGCGCGATGTTGCGGCCCTGGAGGCCGATATTTCGCGGCTGCGTACGGATGCCCAGCAGGCGGCGACGCTTGAGCAGGACCTCGACGGTCAGATCGCCCAGACCGAAGCTGCCTTCCTGCGCCAGATATCCGCAGACCAGCTTGAGGTCCGCAGTCAGCTCGAGCAGGCCGGTGAACGTCTCTCGGCGGCCCAGGATGTCCTCAACCGGTCCGTCGTTGTTGCGCCGGTGGCCGGTGAAGTCCTCAATTCCCGCTTCGCGACCCGCGGCGGCGTCGTGCGCCCTGGGGAGGCGATTCTCGAAATCGTTCCCGCCGCCGGTGAAATGACCGTTTCGGTGCGTATCCAGCCCGCCAACCGCGCCTCGGTCTATGAGGGCCAGGCCGTTCGGACGCGATTGACCGCTTACAAAAGCTGGATGACGCCGCGCCTCGATGGCGAGGTGATCAGTGTCAGTGCCGACCTCAAGACCGATCAGAATACCGGTGTTTCCTATTATGAGGTGCGCATCCGCATTCCGGCAGAGGAAGCCGCGCGCCTTGGTGATCTGGATGTGATCCCCGGAATGCCGGTGGAAGTCTTCATCTTCTCGGGGTCGAGCCGGACGACGCTCGACTATCTCTTCGAACCGATCAGCGAGTCGCTATTTCGCGGCGCGCGGACCGGGTGA
- a CDS encoding type I secretion system permease/ATPase, which translates to MQEPLGLQVRQRLRPHIAALAGFSLASNLLLLVSPLYMLQVYDRVLSSGSIDTLIWLSVLAVFLLGVYGAAEAGRRRVSALAGRELDKLLVPLVFARFETDSGSPQLSRDLGAIQRVQSVLQSGSLMAFADLPFAPLFLVVLFLIHPVLGVIGLVGAAIVFGVAVTAELTTRQAGQFSQGALRSASDFAAGLERQRSAMAAMGLVPAAYRRWRATQDAGQDVSMDAAKDDGKFSAISRSTRQVLQIAVLGGGAALALSQEISPGAIVASSIILARTLGPIDQIVGGWRNTIQTWSAWKGLAERLDGTEAEPRFTPLPRPAPDLVLDRLSVAVPGAEAPQIRPFSWSASGGQLIAVTGGNGAGKTTLLQTLAGAWQPGSGSMSLGGRNLHDWPGPDRGRHIGYVPQDVELLPATVGENIARLGNAEPDAIIAAARSAGAHEAILALPDGYDTRVGPGGTHLSAGQRQMIGLARALFGDPVLLLLDEPTANLDAAAAPGLVNALRQAAERGAIILAATHDRRVIERAKTVLLVRNGDVMAAPAEQFLKLATGPGAGATVSGRGGAA; encoded by the coding sequence ATGCAGGAACCCCTAGGCTTGCAGGTCAGGCAGCGTCTTCGCCCGCACATCGCGGCGTTGGCGGGGTTTTCGCTCGCCTCCAACCTGTTGTTGCTAGTTTCTCCGTTATACATGCTGCAGGTCTACGACCGCGTCCTCTCGTCGGGATCCATCGACACGCTTATCTGGTTGTCGGTGCTGGCAGTTTTCCTGCTGGGTGTCTATGGTGCCGCCGAGGCCGGTCGACGCAGGGTTAGCGCGCTCGCGGGCCGCGAACTCGACAAGCTGCTCGTGCCGCTGGTTTTTGCCCGCTTCGAAACAGACTCCGGATCACCGCAGCTGTCGCGTGATCTCGGGGCAATCCAGCGAGTGCAGTCGGTCTTGCAATCGGGCAGCCTGATGGCTTTCGCGGATTTGCCCTTCGCCCCGCTCTTTCTCGTTGTCCTGTTCCTGATCCACCCTGTCCTCGGCGTAATCGGACTGGTCGGGGCCGCGATTGTGTTCGGCGTGGCCGTTACCGCCGAGCTGACGACGCGTCAGGCCGGGCAGTTCTCGCAGGGTGCCCTGCGCAGCGCGAGCGATTTCGCCGCCGGGCTGGAGCGCCAGCGCTCAGCCATGGCGGCCATGGGTCTGGTGCCTGCAGCCTACCGGCGCTGGCGCGCTACCCAGGATGCGGGGCAGGACGTCTCGATGGATGCGGCCAAGGATGACGGCAAGTTCTCCGCCATATCGCGCTCCACCCGTCAGGTCCTGCAGATCGCCGTGTTGGGCGGCGGTGCAGCCCTTGCCCTGAGCCAGGAAATTTCCCCCGGAGCGATCGTCGCCTCCTCGATCATCCTGGCGCGCACGCTCGGGCCGATTGACCAGATCGTCGGCGGATGGCGCAACACGATCCAGACCTGGTCGGCCTGGAAGGGTCTGGCCGAGCGGCTGGACGGCACCGAAGCCGAGCCCCGCTTTACCCCGCTGCCCCGTCCCGCGCCGGACCTTGTCCTGGATCGCCTGTCCGTTGCCGTGCCGGGCGCCGAGGCGCCGCAAATCCGTCCGTTCAGCTGGAGCGCATCCGGTGGCCAGCTCATCGCCGTGACGGGCGGCAACGGGGCTGGAAAGACCACGCTTCTTCAAACACTGGCCGGGGCTTGGCAGCCCGGGTCCGGTTCCATGAGTCTGGGTGGGCGCAATCTGCACGACTGGCCTGGTCCTGATCGTGGCCGCCATATCGGCTATGTGCCGCAGGATGTTGAGCTTTTGCCGGCGACGGTGGGCGAGAATATCGCCCGGCTCGGGAATGCCGAGCCTGATGCCATCATCGCCGCGGCTCGCTCGGCCGGCGCCCATGAGGCCATTCTCGCCCTGCCGGATGGGTACGATACGCGTGTCGGCCCTGGCGGGACCCATTTATCGGCCGGTCAGCGCCAGATGATCGGCCTGGCACGCGCGCTCTTCGGAGACCCGGTCCTGCTGCTCCTTGATGAGCCGACCGCCAATCTTGACGCGGCTGCGGCCCCGGGGCTCGTCAATGCCTTGCGTCAGGCTGCCGAGCGCGGCGCTATTATTCTTGCCGCAACCCATGATCGTCGTGTGATCGAGCGCGCCAAGACTGTCCTTCTGGTCCGCAATGGGGATGTCATGGCCGCCCCGGCGGAGCAGTTTCTCAAGCTCGCCACGGGGCCGGGCGCCGGGGCGACCGTCTCGGGTCGCGGGGGTGCGGCCTGA
- a CDS encoding KpsF/GutQ family sugar-phosphate isomerase, whose amino-acid sequence MPDIDPVNSARRVIAIEREGMDALEQSISADFAATVERLRSLEGRLICAGIGKSGHVARKIAATLASTGTPAYYVHPTEASHGDLGMIAGSDAVLALSKSGETRELGDLIAYCRRFGVPLIAMTAEPDSTLGRAGDFLLAIPPAPEACGETRAPTTSTTLMMALGDALAVALLEARGFTAADFKTFHPGGALGAALASVGDIMHAGDAMPLIGVDAPMSDVLIEMTTKSFGCAGIVDGAGRLVGIITDGDLRRHMGAGLVDKRAADVMTRSPRTGSAGMLAADALRIMTAGQPKIIQFFIVDAENRPAGILHLHDLLRVGLK is encoded by the coding sequence ATGCCCGATATCGATCCCGTCAACTCCGCCCGTCGCGTGATCGCGATAGAGCGTGAGGGCATGGACGCCCTTGAACAGTCGATTTCTGCAGATTTTGCTGCCACGGTCGAGCGCCTGCGTTCGCTCGAGGGACGACTGATCTGCGCCGGTATCGGCAAGTCCGGACATGTTGCCCGGAAGATCGCGGCGACCCTCGCCTCAACCGGGACGCCCGCCTATTACGTCCACCCGACCGAGGCGAGCCACGGCGATCTCGGCATGATTGCCGGTAGTGATGCCGTGCTGGCCTTGTCCAAGTCGGGCGAAACCCGCGAGCTTGGCGACCTGATCGCCTATTGCCGCCGGTTCGGCGTGCCCCTTATCGCGATGACCGCGGAGCCGGACAGTACGCTCGGCCGGGCCGGTGACTTCCTGCTCGCCATCCCGCCAGCCCCGGAAGCCTGCGGCGAAACCCGCGCGCCGACCACGTCGACCACCCTGATGATGGCCCTCGGCGATGCCCTTGCCGTAGCCCTTCTGGAAGCGCGCGGCTTCACCGCCGCTGACTTCAAGACCTTTCACCCCGGCGGGGCGCTTGGCGCCGCGCTTGCCAGCGTCGGTGACATCATGCATGCGGGTGATGCCATGCCCCTGATCGGGGTCGATGCGCCGATGAGCGATGTGCTCATCGAGATGACGACCAAGAGCTTCGGCTGTGCCGGCATCGTCGACGGAGCGGGGCGGCTCGTCGGAATCATTACTGATGGCGACCTGCGGCGGCATATGGGGGCCGGACTGGTCGACAAGCGGGCCGCAGATGTGATGACGCGCAGTCCGCGGACCGGCAGTGCCGGCATGCTGGCGGCCGACGCCCTGCGGATCATGACGGCCGGTCAGCCCAAGATCATCCAGTTCTTCATCGTCGATGCCGAAAACCGACCGGCCGGGATCTTGCACCTGCATGATTTGCTGCGGGTCGGACTGAAATAG